AGCTGAAATTTGGTGCATGGGCAGCTGGGGGGTGAGACGGAGCGGTTTGAGGCAGGGAAGGGGAGTTTCTGGAGCTGGGTGGGATGTTGGGTGTCTCCTGGCCTGGCCGCAGCCTTGGGATCCGTCGTCTGAAATGGCTCCTGGTCCTTGGTGCTGCCTACAGCCCCCGGTGCGTCGGCCCCAAACTCGCCTTGTCGTGCGCTGTGCTGCTCCGTATCGCGAGGGGTGGGCGggcccctcctccctgcctcagtttcccccaaaATTAGCCTGGGGGGGGTCCAGCCTGTGGCTCTTCCGCAGGCTGGTGTGGCCGTATGGGTGCAAACACCCGGCAGGACCAACACCCCCTTTTTCTGGGTGCTGCCCACCCCCCTACAAAGACCCCAGGGAGGTCAGGGTCCTGATTTAAGCCGAGGGACAAGTGAGTgcgatgaggaggaggaggaggaaggctcatcgccccatcccacccccaggGTGCTTGTTTTGTGGGAGCAGGGGTGCTCCCGGACGCCTCCGGCGTTGTTTGGAGGGGGCTGCCCGTCCGGCAAACGCGGGACTGTGTCCGAATCCCCGCAGCCACCCCCCCCAGGctctccgtgcctcagtttccccgccCGCCGGGGCTCAGCCGTAGGCACCCcgcccccaaatcccccccccctACCCCCCAAAGGCTTTCGGGGACGCGCTTTGCCGGCGGCGCTGGTCTAGTTTCTCCCGGGATCCCGGCCGTGGCCTGGTTTATATTACAGCCAGAGCTCCTCAGGGACCTCTCCTATACGTTCCACCAGGGTCCCTTATAGACTTTACCCTCAAACACCCCCGTAACGAGGTTTGCCAGCGCCGCGGTGCCTGTTTACGCCAGGCCGTTACACCCGTTTCTCGCCGTCCCCCTCTCAGATGTTTTCGATTACCCGAAGATGGATTTAGAATTAATTTTCCCAATGTGTTTAAGTGTCTCTATAAATCTCCCGGCCTCGCTGCAGCCAGGTTTTTCCTGCCGAGCTGCCCACGGACGTCGCGGGTTGCTTCGCTTGGGATTgggggtggcttttttttttgggggggggggggtgggactCAGCCAGGGTTGGCTTTGGGTTCAACGTGCCGCCGTCGTGCTCGCCCTCTCCCCTGGCAGCATCCCGTCTGCCTCCGTAACCCCTCCTGGAGATACCGGAGGAGCAGTGCAGACACCTCTGGGGCTTGggagatttgggttttttttgccccAAATTCCCACCCCCTTCCCTTGCCACGCCGCATCTTCGTGTGCTCGCTGGTGTTTTGGGCTCCTCGAGGTGCTCGGTGTCACCCCCCCATCCTGCAGGACTTTCCAGCTGGGAAGATGCTTGGGAggttccccagccctgcctgctccctgcctgctccctgccctctttTAGTGCCTGGTGGTTGCTTTTGGGGGACGGGGGGGGGTTTGGTGTCGGTGGGGTTCGAGCCCCCgagggggggtgggaggggggggtccGTGCAGCAGCCGATGCCCCCCCTGACCGTCCCCCCCCACCCGTTTCTCCCCGCAGGATGGCGGAGCCTCGCTTCAACAACCCCTACTTCTGGCCGCCCCCCCCCACCATGCCCAGCCAGGTAggacccccctgccccgggattttggggaggagggaggacagACGGACGTGGGGGGAtgcccggggagggctgggggtgcaggttCCTCCGCCCCTGACCCACctttctgcctccttctccccctcccctccaccagctGGACAACCTGGTCCTGATCAACAAAATCAAGGAGCAGTTGATGGCGGAGAAGATCCGACCCCCGCACTTGCCCCCCACCTCCGTGGCCTCCCAGCAGCCCCTCCTGGTGCCCCCCTCGCCCGCCGAAAGCAGCCAATCCATCATGTCCCTCCCCAAACTGCAGCAGGTCCCGGGGCTCCACCCTCAAGCCGTCCCCCAGCCCGACGTGGCCCTTCACGCCCGACCGGCCACCAGCACCGTCACAGGTACCACCACGGGCGGCTCCCGGCAGCGCCGGGGATGTTTTGGGGAGGGTTCCTTATAATTTAGGACCCTGCTGTGCGAGAAAATGGGAGGGGGGACCCCTTCCAAATTAACGCGGCCTTCTCGCTGCCTGCCAGGGTTGGGGCTGGCTTCCCGCGCGCCGGCGGTCAGCACCTCTGAATCCAGCACGGGGACGGGGACCACCACCCCATCGACCCCCACCTCCACCAGCCAGAGCCGCCTCATCGCCTCCTCGCCCACCCTAATCTCAGGAATCAccagccccccccctcctcgACTCCATAAAGACAATCCAGGGCCACGGTTTGCTGGGGGCACCCAAGGCGGAACGGGGCCGGAAGAAGATCAAAGCGGAAAATCCTTCGGACCGCCGGTCTTGGTGGTGCCCTACCCCATCCTGGCCTCGGGGGAGACCGCCAAAGAGGGCAAGACGTACAGGTAGGCACCCCCCCACCTGCTCGGGGAGGGTCGGGGGACGGCGGggtgcccccccctgccccagcccggtCCCTGCGGGGTTCTCCGCCCCCCCTCTCCAGGTGTAAGGTCTGCCCCTTGACGTTCTTCACCAAGTCGGAGATGCAGATCCACTCCAAGTCGCACACAGAGGCCAAGCCCCACAAGTGCCCCCATTGCTCCAAATCCTTCGCCAACGCCTCTTACCTGGCCCAGCACCTGCGCATCCACCTGGGCGTCAAACCCTACCACTGCTCCTACTGCGAGAAGTCCTTCCGCCAGCTctcccacctccagcagcacaccAGGTGTGGGCACAAccggccccggggggctgcgggagggccctggggggctggggaggggcccTTCAGCCCCCTCTTCCCTTAGGGGGTGGTGGGCGT
The DNA window shown above is from Strix aluco isolate bStrAlu1 unplaced genomic scaffold, bStrAlu1.hap1 HAP1_SCAFFOLD_196, whole genome shotgun sequence and carries:
- the LOC141918995 gene encoding LOW QUALITY PROTEIN: zinc finger protein 362-like (The sequence of the model RefSeq protein was modified relative to this genomic sequence to represent the inferred CDS: inserted 1 base in 1 codon; deleted 1 base in 1 codon), with the protein product MAVEKRPACSTRSQLELEMDADKGKQRQYSQRMAEPRFNNPYFWPPPPTMPSQLDNLVLINKIKEQLMAEKIRPPHLPPTSVASQQPLLVPPSPAESSQSIMSLPKLQQVPGLHPQAVPQPDVALHARPATSTVTGLGLASRAPAVSTSESSTGTGTTTPSTPTSTSQSRLIASSPTLISGITSPPLLDSIKTIQGHGLLGAPKAERGRKKIKAENPXGPPVLVVPYPILASGETAKEGKTYRCKVCPLTFFTKSEMQIHSKSHTEAKPHKCPHCSKSFANASYLAQHLRIHLGVKPYHCSYCEKSFRQLSHLQQHTRCGHNRPRGAAGGPWGAGEGPFSPLFP